The DNA window AGTTCATCTTGTGCAGGCCGAGGATGAAGAGCGCGGCGGCGAAGAGGTAGATCAGGCGAATGACGGCTTGCAGGTCCATGGGGGCGCTCAGCGCGGCTCGCCGGGGCCCTTGGTCTTGCTCGGGGCCGGGCGGGACTTGAACTTCTCGAGCATGCGGTCGGTGACCACGTAGCCCCCGACCACGTTCATGGCGGCGAAGACCACGGCCACGAAGGCGAGCGCGTAGCCCACCGGGCCCTTCGCCTCGGAGGCGATGGCCATCGCCCCGACGAGGACGATGCCGTGGATCGCGTTGGCCCCCGACATGAGCGGGGTGTGCAGCGTGGCGGGCACCTTGCTTATCACCTCGAAGCCCACGAAGACCGCGAGGACGAAGGTCGTGACGGCGGAGAGGAGCGCCTCGTTCATGGGGTCAGGCCGTCGCCGCGGCGCCGAGGCGCTCGAGGGTCGCCTTGTGCAC is part of the Deltaproteobacteria bacterium genome and encodes:
- a CDS encoding NAD(P) transhydrogenase subunit alpha, whose amino-acid sequence is MNEALLSAVTTFVLAVFVGFEVISKVPATLHTPLMSGANAIHGIVLVGAMAIASEAKGPVGYALAFVAVVFAAMNVVGGYVVTDRMLEKFKSRPAPSKTKGPGEPR